In Romboutsia lituseburensis, a genomic segment contains:
- the cspD gene encoding cold-shock protein CspD: MKNGIVKWFNSEKGFGFISVEGGDDVFVHFSAIQGDGFKTLEEGQEVSFEIVEGNRGPQAANVNRI, translated from the coding sequence ATGAAAAACGGAATAGTAAAATGGTTTAACAGCGAAAAAGGATTTGGATTCATATCTGTAGAAGGTGGAGATGACGTATTCGTACATTTCTCAGCTATACAAGGTGACGGATTCAAAACTTTAGAAGAAGGACAAGAAGTTAGCTTCGAAATAGTTGAAGGAAACAGAGGTCCTCAAGCTGCAAATGTAAATAGAATATAA
- a CDS encoding sigma-70 family RNA polymerase sigma factor: MEDIVTVKRAINGDRQSFENLIDKYSDRLYREAYIRCKYEEDVKEIIQETIYKAYKNIHTLNDPKYFKRWISKILINECNDFLCKHGMIDLEHSKNSYIKEFIIGDMIDTKINLYNAIDELENKYKDVIILRYIERLKLEEISNILEITINEIKINLKKGILDMKKLLKEVDDIEQEKEQ; encoded by the coding sequence ATGGAAGATATAGTAACAGTAAAAAGAGCAATTAATGGAGACAGGCAGTCATTTGAAAATTTAATAGATAAATATTCTGATAGATTGTATAGAGAAGCTTATATAAGATGTAAGTATGAAGAAGATGTAAAAGAGATTATACAAGAAACAATTTATAAAGCTTATAAAAATATTCATACTTTAAATGATCCTAAGTATTTTAAAAGATGGATAAGTAAAATTCTTATAAATGAATGTAATGATTTTTTATGCAAGCACGGTATGATAGACCTAGAGCATAGTAAAAACTCTTATATAAAAGAGTTTATAATTGGGGATATGATAGATACTAAAATAAATTTATATAATGCAATAGATGAATTAGAAAATAAATATAAAGATGTAATAATCCTAAGATATATAGAAAGATTAAAGCTAGAAGAAATATCAAATATATTAGAAATTACTATTAATGAAATAAAAATTAATTTAAAAAAAGGAATACTGGATATGAAAAAATTATTAAAGGAGGTTGATGATATTGAACAAGAAAAAGAACAATAA
- a CDS encoding GDSL-type esterase/lipase family protein → MKKGSKNFLITFSMICVIFVPAIATYSFATKSSTKEVKLKETKKINKNVAMINDLNKSDLSEIEKQINKIQISYYGIDKDFHKIDYNNIFKKCVIMGDSQVEGLAVYNFFNYNSIIAKKGSNLVNSKSKCQILKDTKPSKVFMLYGLNDMIIYKDNVDEFIKNYKYLVIEVKKSLPKSEIFINSILPVQEQVKDKNSIYKNINKYNKELKKMCSELNITFIDTSNLFLNNDELYEKDGIHLKPLFYPAWLEQLKKQANL, encoded by the coding sequence ATGAAAAAAGGTTCGAAAAACTTCTTAATAACATTTTCTATGATTTGTGTAATATTTGTACCAGCTATTGCTACATACTCCTTTGCTACTAAGTCTTCAACAAAGGAAGTTAAATTAAAAGAAACAAAAAAAATTAATAAAAATGTAGCTATGATAAACGATCTTAATAAAAGTGATCTGTCTGAAATAGAAAAACAGATTAATAAAATTCAAATTTCCTATTATGGTATAGATAAAGATTTTCACAAAATAGATTATAATAATATATTCAAAAAATGTGTTATTATGGGAGATTCTCAAGTGGAGGGATTAGCAGTTTATAATTTTTTTAATTATAATTCTATTATCGCAAAAAAAGGATCAAATTTAGTAAATTCAAAGTCTAAATGCCAAATATTAAAAGATACAAAACCTTCAAAAGTTTTTATGTTATATGGCCTAAATGATATGATTATCTATAAAGATAATGTAGATGAATTTATTAAAAATTATAAATATTTAGTAATAGAAGTGAAAAAATCACTGCCTAAATCTGAAATTTTTATAAATTCTATACTTCCTGTTCAAGAACAGGTAAAAGATAAAAATTCAATTTATAAAAATATAAATAAATATAATAAAGAATTAAAAAAAATGTGTTCAGAATTAAATATAACTTTTATTGATACATCTAATCTATTTCTTAATAATGATGAATTATATGAAAAAGACGGTATTCATTTAAAACCATTGTTTTATCCTGCATGGTTAGAACAATTAAAAAAACAAGCTAATTTATAA
- a CDS encoding DHHW family protein → MNFTNISFIFIFLPITLILYYIFPKRFKNLILLISSLLFYSFGKPIYILLMLFTTVFNYYMGIFIDKNKENKSIRKKIFIFTIIVDISILLLFKCYSFLVHDICSLLLFDITSINTRIPLGISFYTLLSISYIIDIYRGNVKIQKNFISIALYISLLPILIFGPIVKYKDIEYQLFNRNESINKLGKGIELFLMGLAKKVLIADNIGILWKNIIHIDISNLSVVTSWVGIAAVSLHIYFNISAYSDMAIGIGKMFGFEITPNFNYPYMSKSVCEFFRRWFVSLGSWFKDYIYIPLGGNKVSSKKQSLNILLVWLIVGIWAGCSLNYLFFAIYFATIILLEKTVLKNKLKTFPKFICHLYTLIIVSIGWMLFSMNDLSSCFSYIKVMLFMSGNPIFNNSSLYYTYTNFILLIISIILCTPFISKKFYKLKLSGYGFPTFINIVIFLISLSYLVSSIPVDSNFIGKELFIKVKSSIDLIALNKDNNDVFLGKDGYLIENFVPNNNYEINKTSEAINKFSIKNKNLNTYLAIIPNSVSILESKLPKYAPVKNQKSYIDEFAKKLNKNTKYINTFDALKKVSDKYIYYKTDKHWTSLGAYTTFLKLQEDMLLSSDTYYDVKKVSNNFTGNLCSQSGFRSNNSDDINIYLPSNTNTDFIVNYLDNKSKKTTLYNTTKLDSQDKYSVFLNGDHPIIEINTTTNTPRQLLLIKDSYANSMVPYLLESYSKITIVDPKYYSNNLYDLIDDNKFTDVLFLYNANTFFKDTHLVDLLNLK, encoded by the coding sequence ATGAATTTTACTAACATATCTTTTATTTTTATATTTTTACCTATAACATTAATCTTATATTATATATTTCCAAAAAGATTCAAAAACTTGATTTTGCTTATATCAAGTTTATTATTTTATTCGTTCGGAAAACCAATCTATATTTTATTAATGTTATTTACAACAGTATTTAATTATTATATGGGAATTTTTATAGATAAAAATAAGGAAAATAAATCAATAAGAAAAAAAATTTTTATATTTACTATAATAGTTGATATATCTATACTATTATTATTTAAATGCTACTCATTTTTAGTACATGATATATGTAGTTTATTACTCTTTGATATAACTTCAATAAACACACGCATACCTTTAGGTATATCATTTTATACGCTTTTATCAATTTCTTACATAATTGATATTTATAGAGGCAATGTTAAAATTCAAAAAAATTTTATCTCAATAGCTCTTTATATTTCATTACTTCCTATACTAATATTTGGACCTATTGTAAAGTATAAAGATATAGAGTACCAATTATTTAATAGAAATGAAAGTATAAATAAACTTGGCAAAGGGATTGAACTATTTTTAATGGGTCTCGCTAAGAAAGTATTAATTGCTGATAATATAGGCATACTTTGGAAAAATATTATTCATATAGATATCTCGAATTTATCAGTTGTTACTTCATGGGTTGGTATAGCAGCAGTGTCATTACATATTTATTTTAATATTAGTGCTTATTCTGATATGGCCATTGGTATTGGCAAAATGTTTGGTTTTGAAATTACTCCAAACTTTAATTATCCTTACATGTCTAAAAGTGTATGTGAATTTTTTAGAAGATGGTTTGTATCTTTAGGTAGCTGGTTTAAAGATTACATCTACATTCCCCTTGGTGGAAACAAAGTATCTTCAAAGAAACAATCTTTAAATATATTATTAGTATGGCTAATAGTAGGTATTTGGGCTGGTTGTAGCTTAAACTATTTATTTTTTGCAATATATTTTGCTACTATCATATTGCTAGAAAAGACAGTTTTAAAAAATAAATTAAAAACATTTCCAAAATTTATTTGCCATCTATATACATTGATTATTGTTTCAATTGGCTGGATGTTATTTAGTATGAATGATTTATCTTCTTGTTTTAGTTACATTAAAGTAATGTTATTTATGTCTGGTAATCCTATTTTCAATAATTCCTCTTTGTATTACACTTACACTAATTTTATTTTACTAATTATATCAATTATTTTATGTACTCCTTTTATTAGTAAAAAATTCTATAAGTTAAAACTTAGTGGATATGGTTTCCCAACGTTTATAAATATAGTAATATTTTTAATTTCTTTATCTTATTTAGTTAGCAGTATACCAGTAGATTCTAATTTTATAGGAAAAGAACTTTTTATAAAAGTTAAATCTAGTATTGATTTGATAGCTCTTAATAAAGATAATAATGATGTTTTCTTAGGTAAAGATGGATATCTTATAGAAAATTTTGTGCCTAATAATAATTATGAAATAAATAAAACTAGTGAAGCAATAAATAAATTTTCAATAAAAAACAAAAATTTAAATACTTACTTAGCGATAATACCAAATTCAGTTAGTATTTTAGAAAGTAAATTACCCAAGTATGCTCCAGTTAAAAATCAAAAATCTTATATTGATGAATTCGCAAAAAAATTAAATAAAAATACAAAATATATTAATACATTTGATGCTCTTAAGAAAGTATCTGATAAATATATTTATTATAAAACTGATAAACACTGGACCTCTTTGGGAGCCTATACTACCTTCTTAAAACTTCAAGAAGATATGTTATTAAGTTCTGATACTTATTATGATGTAAAAAAAGTTAGTAATAATTTTACAGGAAATTTATGCTCTCAAAGTGGATTTAGAAGCAATAATTCTGATGATATAAACATTTATCTACCTTCAAATACGAATACAGACTTTATTGTTAATTACTTAGATAATAAATCAAAAAAAACAACCCTTTATAATACTACTAAACTTGATTCTCAAGACAAATATTCAGTATTTTTAAATGGTGACCATCCTATAATTGAAATTAATACAACAACTAATACTCCTAGACAATTACTTTTAATTAAAGATTCTTATGCAAATTCAATGGTTCCTTATCTTCTCGAGTCTTATAGTAAAATTACAATTGTAGATCCAAAATATTATTCTAATAATTTATATGATTTAATTGATGATAATAAATTTACAGATGTACTATTCTTATACAATGCAAATACTTTTTTTAAAGATACACATTTAGTAGATTTACTAAATCTTAAATAA
- a CDS encoding DUF3793 family protein encodes MKCYACENKLNSSYINWLLELLGPVLMGSKPCEILSIPVFDNDKEYKLSEIKKHFKLCSKIDFIIIDKEKKGLKILFINKTSLSSQLENVKIQNFLKYLDYPSPNDLDSCLNHLIEKLYSDEFPDEIGIFLGYPLKDVVGFMGYGNYEFQSTKYWRVYGDPKPSEDLYSKFLSHRKNIRNLLNSYSAKFILSNF; translated from the coding sequence ATGAAATGCTATGCATGCGAAAATAAATTAAATTCATCATATATAAATTGGTTACTAGAACTATTAGGTCCTGTTCTTATGGGATCTAAGCCTTGTGAAATATTATCTATACCTGTATTTGATAACGATAAAGAATATAAATTATCTGAAATAAAAAAACACTTTAAACTTTGTTCAAAGATTGATTTTATAATAATTGATAAAGAAAAAAAAGGATTGAAAATTTTATTTATTAATAAAACATCTTTGAGCAGCCAACTAGAGAATGTTAAAATTCAAAATTTTTTAAAATACCTAGATTATCCAAGTCCAAATGATTTAGATAGCTGTTTAAATCATTTAATAGAAAAATTATATTCAGATGAGTTTCCTGATGAGATAGGTATTTTTTTAGGATACCCACTAAAAGATGTAGTTGGATTTATGGGATACGGTAATTATGAATTCCAATCAACTAAATATTGGAGAGTTTATGGAGATCCAAAGCCCTCAGAAGACTTATATTCTAAATTTTTAAGTCATCGAAAAAATATTAGGAATTTACTAAATAGCTATAGTGCAAAATTTATACTTTCTAATTTTTAA
- a CDS encoding adenosylcobalamin-dependent ribonucleoside-diphosphate reductase, with translation MKIIKRDGSKENFDKNKIINAIYKSTINSKYGIDEKLAKNIAIKIEDRVLSSNENISVEEIQDNVELLLMESNRKDVAKKYILYREKRSDIRKSKWQMDQLQKSIWNNKYQYNHENFNEWLVRVSGANKKIEKLIRERKFLFAGRILANRGLSKDGIKVTYSNCYVLQPPNDNIESIFDTAKYLARTFSYGGGVGIDISNLRPRGSKVHNSAKTTTGAVSFMDLYSMTTGLIGQRGRRGALMISMDVNHPDIEDFIDIKTDLDKVTKANISVRINDRFMNAVENKETYECKFEIQETKEVITKKVDAYKLFMKLIKNNWDFAEPGILFWDNIEKNHLLSEDKNFKYAGVNPCAEEPLPAGGSCLLGSINLAEFIVEPFTENAIFDIKKFRACVSDCVIGLNEVLEEGLPLHPLGIQKETVSKYRQIGLGVMGIADMLIKLNIRYGSEKSIKLCEKLSKIMLNEAVKQSALLAKDYGVYEMYNEEAIMKSRFFKENIDKDTADLVKTYGIRNSQLLTIPPTGSISTMLGISGGIEPMFNLSYIRKTESLHNEDVYYKVYTPIVKEYMDINSIDNEEDLSDIFVTAMNLKAEDRIKMQKAWQKHIDASISSTINIPYESTVEDVYDIYMDAWKNNLKGITIYRDGCQRGGVLLNEKPKNTKKENMYEEKNIENELAITTEENEVESFVCPECGNESIIPTGGCGICLQCGYSKCN, from the coding sequence ATGAAAATAATAAAAAGGGATGGAAGCAAAGAGAATTTTGATAAAAATAAAATAATAAATGCTATATATAAGTCAACAATAAATAGCAAATATGGAATAGATGAAAAATTAGCAAAAAATATAGCTATTAAAATTGAAGATAGAGTACTGTCTTCAAATGAAAATATAAGTGTAGAAGAAATTCAAGATAATGTAGAATTACTACTTATGGAATCAAATAGAAAAGATGTTGCTAAAAAATATATATTATATAGAGAAAAAAGATCAGATATAAGAAAGTCCAAATGGCAAATGGACCAGTTACAAAAATCAATTTGGAACAATAAGTACCAATATAACCATGAAAACTTTAATGAATGGTTAGTAAGAGTTTCAGGAGCAAATAAAAAAATAGAAAAGTTAATAAGAGAAAGAAAATTTTTATTCGCAGGTAGAATATTAGCAAATAGAGGATTATCTAAAGATGGAATAAAAGTAACTTATTCAAACTGTTATGTTTTACAACCACCTAATGATAATATAGAATCAATATTTGATACAGCTAAGTATCTTGCGAGAACTTTCAGCTATGGTGGTGGAGTTGGAATTGATATATCTAACTTAAGACCTAGAGGTTCTAAGGTACACAACTCGGCTAAAACTACAACTGGAGCTGTTTCATTTATGGATCTTTATTCAATGACTACAGGTCTTATTGGACAAAGAGGAAGACGTGGGGCTTTAATGATATCTATGGATGTAAACCATCCAGATATAGAAGACTTTATAGATATAAAGACAGACTTAGATAAGGTTACGAAAGCTAATATTTCAGTAAGAATTAATGATAGATTTATGAATGCTGTTGAAAATAAAGAAACATATGAATGTAAATTTGAAATACAAGAAACAAAAGAAGTAATAACTAAAAAAGTTGATGCTTATAAGTTATTTATGAAGCTTATAAAGAATAATTGGGATTTTGCGGAGCCTGGTATATTGTTTTGGGACAATATAGAAAAAAATCATTTATTAAGTGAAGATAAAAACTTTAAATATGCAGGTGTAAATCCATGTGCAGAAGAACCACTTCCAGCAGGTGGGAGTTGCTTACTTGGTTCTATAAATTTAGCTGAATTTATAGTAGAGCCATTTACAGAAAATGCTATTTTTGATATTAAAAAATTTAGAGCGTGTGTATCTGATTGTGTAATAGGTTTAAATGAAGTATTAGAAGAAGGGTTACCATTACATCCATTAGGCATTCAAAAAGAAACAGTATCTAAGTATAGACAAATTGGACTAGGTGTTATGGGAATAGCTGATATGCTTATAAAATTAAATATAAGATATGGAAGTGAAAAATCTATAAAACTTTGTGAAAAACTATCAAAAATAATGTTAAACGAAGCAGTTAAACAATCTGCATTATTAGCTAAAGACTATGGAGTATATGAAATGTATAATGAAGAGGCTATAATGAAGTCAAGATTCTTTAAAGAAAATATTGACAAGGATACAGCTGATTTAGTAAAAACATATGGCATTAGAAACTCACAATTACTAACCATACCACCAACAGGTTCTATATCAACGATGTTAGGTATAAGTGGGGGAATAGAGCCGATGTTCAACTTATCATATATAAGGAAGACAGAAAGTTTGCACAATGAAGATGTATATTATAAAGTTTATACACCTATTGTAAAGGAGTATATGGATATAAATAGTATAGATAATGAGGAAGATTTATCTGACATTTTCGTAACAGCAATGAACCTAAAAGCAGAAGACAGAATCAAAATGCAAAAAGCATGGCAAAAACATATAGATGCTTCCATTTCATCTACAATAAATATACCATATGAATCAACAGTAGAAGATGTATATGATATATATATGGATGCATGGAAAAATAATTTGAAAGGAATAACTATATATAGAGATGGATGCCAAAGAGGCGGAGTACTTTTGAATGAAAAGCCTAAAAATACTAAAAAAGAAAATATGTATGAAGAAAAAAATATAGAAAATGAATTAGCTATAACTACTGAAGAAAATGAAGTTGAAAGTTTTGTATGTCCTGAATGTGGAAATGAATCGATAATTCCAACCGGCGGATGTGGGATATGCTTACAATGTGGATATAGTAAATGTAATTAA
- a CDS encoding VanW family protein, protein MSKSTQKKKGRLESLKENKKRNRVIGCISAVVFLGIIINHFNTNHLYNDKIAKHIFIDNIDVSNLTKDEALEVVGNKKQPKSMYLIYENTNHEISPEDINLKYNVEETIEEAYNYTKTDSYFENVKRYFGLKSNDKIIELKSSYDEAKLSDKIQAVSKAINVEMVNATVYVSGGIGVTPSKVGKELDIASTKENIIKSIKEKKYGDINLEVNLKQPKVTTKDAESVNALLGQYTTKFSTGLSGRVHNIRTAAYKSSNVLLMPGEVYSYNNLTGDRNRSNGYKGAPVIINGGLQDALGGGVCQVSTTLYNAVLSSGMELVSITNHSLASSYAPLGRDAMVNDGGTDFKFKNPYSHPVFVKTTVGNGTVTSSIYGNSGDKPNLDIYVKTFKINGRDAADTYRIYKDSNGKVIKKEYVDRSVYKKPKK, encoded by the coding sequence ATGAGTAAAAGTACACAAAAGAAGAAAGGCAGGCTAGAAAGCCTAAAAGAAAATAAAAAAAGAAATAGGGTAATAGGTTGTATATCAGCAGTTGTTTTTCTAGGAATTATTATTAATCATTTCAATACAAATCATCTTTATAATGATAAAATTGCAAAGCATATATTTATAGATAACATAGATGTATCAAACTTGACAAAAGATGAAGCGCTAGAAGTAGTAGGTAATAAAAAACAGCCCAAAAGTATGTATTTGATATATGAAAATACTAATCATGAAATATCTCCAGAGGATATAAATTTAAAATACAATGTAGAAGAAACTATAGAGGAAGCTTATAATTACACTAAAACTGATAGCTATTTTGAAAATGTAAAAAGATATTTTGGCCTTAAAAGCAATGATAAAATTATAGAGTTAAAATCATCATATGATGAAGCAAAACTTAGTGATAAAATACAAGCGGTATCAAAGGCTATAAATGTAGAAATGGTAAATGCAACAGTATATGTGTCTGGTGGCATAGGTGTAACACCATCTAAAGTAGGAAAAGAATTAGATATAGCATCCACTAAGGAAAATATTATAAAAAGTATAAAAGAAAAGAAATATGGAGACATAAATCTTGAAGTTAACCTAAAACAACCTAAAGTAACAACTAAGGATGCTGAAAGTGTAAATGCACTACTAGGTCAATATACAACGAAGTTTTCGACTGGATTATCTGGTAGGGTTCACAATATAAGAACGGCAGCATATAAAAGTAGTAATGTACTATTAATGCCAGGAGAAGTTTATTCATATAATAATTTAACTGGGGATAGAAACAGATCCAATGGTTATAAAGGAGCTCCTGTTATAATAAATGGAGGACTTCAAGATGCTTTAGGCGGAGGAGTTTGTCAGGTATCTACAACACTGTATAATGCTGTTTTAAGTTCAGGAATGGAACTAGTATCAATAACCAATCATTCATTAGCATCAAGTTATGCACCACTAGGAAGAGATGCTATGGTAAATGATGGGGGAACAGATTTTAAATTTAAAAATCCTTATTCACATCCTGTATTTGTAAAAACTACAGTTGGAAATGGAACTGTAACGTCTAGTATATATGGAAATTCAGGAGATAAACCTAACCTAGATATATATGTAAAAACATTTAAAATAAATGGACGAGACGCAGCAGATACATATAGAATATATAAAGATTCTAACGGAAAGGTTATAAAGAAAGAGTACGTGGATAGAAGTGTATACAAAAAACCTAAGAAATAA
- a CDS encoding endonuclease/exonuclease/phosphatase family protein, producing the protein MKMVTYNIHKGMDGNDKITLNKISKYLKELDCDVICLQEVLYPQFAKLKLDLKMDGIFAMNVNKPSLMYGICTFAKNEIEYHTHVFLTSKKEQRGFLYTNVFSLQGKFNIINTHLGLDKEERKIQISEILDYKQTIVGKNIICGDFNEKNININTFYDAAIVTKNNDLCTFVKSNARIDYIFLDYNIIVDNYKVDKVYYSDHYPVIGVFC; encoded by the coding sequence ATGAAAATGGTAACTTATAATATTCATAAAGGTATGGATGGAAATGATAAAATTACATTAAATAAGATAAGTAAATATTTGAAAGAATTAGATTGTGATGTTATTTGCTTGCAAGAGGTTTTGTATCCACAGTTTGCAAAATTAAAGTTGGATTTAAAGATGGATGGTATATTTGCTATGAATGTTAATAAACCAAGTTTGATGTATGGTATATGTACATTTGCAAAGAATGAAATAGAATATCATACTCACGTTTTTTTAACTAGTAAAAAAGAACAAAGAGGTTTTTTATATACAAACGTATTTTCGCTACAAGGAAAGTTTAATATCATAAATACCCATCTTGGATTAGATAAAGAAGAAAGAAAAATACAAATAAGTGAAATATTAGATTACAAACAGACGATAGTTGGTAAAAATATAATATGTGGAGATTTTAATGAAAAAAATATTAATATAAATACATTCTATGATGCGGCTATAGTTACAAAAAATAATGATTTATGTACATTTGTAAAATCAAACGCCAGAATAGATTATATATTTTTAGATTACAACATTATTGTAGATAATTATAAGGTAGATAAAGTATATTATTCTGATCACTACCCAGTAATAGGTGTATTTTGCTAA